The proteins below are encoded in one region of Apostichopus japonicus isolate 1M-3 chromosome 22, ASM3797524v1, whole genome shotgun sequence:
- the LOC139964023 gene encoding uncharacterized protein, which translates to MALECFHCQTEVNGGIKGLFAHFRAFSLLRGSDFRSIAVCEQNGCQQSFWKSYSFKRHIIKQHTMPYICNGEHIQEQDDDLPVEAVIGNIQQDDICIDDMDEDSDDDAYNEEWDHLDEQQVKERALMLICKLKSFSSVSQSSVSTMVQDVSQPFDDLVGSLKENTKAFLHSQNVDTNSEPVLELFEKFSLCQKPFYDIETDYKQLQYLLASKNFIQPIEKQKTLGYAPRTDITNGNVMQVPTPRVFYYVPIKDVIKLIFESPGFVECVNEHRGSTDGVMGDFHDGEYCKTHYLFQRKNSLQLILSMMMWK; encoded by the coding sequence ATGGCGCTAGAGTGTTTCCACTGTCAAACTGAAGTTAATGGTGGCATAAAGGGGCTCTTTGCACATTTCAGAGCCTTTTCTTTGCTTAGAGGAAGTGATTTTAGATCTATTGCAGTGTGTGAACAAAATGGATGTCAGCAAAGCTTCTGGAAAAGTTACAGCTTCAAAAGGCACATCATTAAACAACACACAATGCCTTATATTTGCAATGGAGAACATATCCAAGAGCAAGATGATGATTTGCCTGTGGAGGCTGTGATAGGAAACATACAGCAAGATGACATTTGCATTGATGACATGGATGaagatagtgatgatgatgcatATAATGAAGAGTGGGATCACCTTGATGAACAGCAAGTTAAGGAACGAGCTCTCATGCTAATTTGCAAACTTAAATCATTCAGTAGTGTGTCTCAAAGTTCAGTGTCAACTATGGTGCAAGATGTGTCTCAGCCTTTTGATGACCTTGTTGGAAGtctaaaagaaaacacaaaagcaTTTTTGCATAGCCAGAATGTTGATACTAACAGTGAGCCTGTTCTTGAGCTCTTTGAGAAGTTTTCACTTTGTCAAAAACCGTTTTATGACATAGAGACAGATTACAAGCAACTGCAGTATCTGCTGGCATCAAAGAATTTTATCCAACCTATTGAGAAACAGAAAACATTAGGGTATGCACCAAGAACTGATATAACTAATGGGAATGTGATGCAGGTGCCAACCCCTCGTGTTTTCTACTATGTTCCTATCAAAGATGTCATCAAACTTATTTTTGAGAGTCCTGGCTTTGTAGAATGTGTCAATGAACATAGGGGGAGCACTGATGGTGTTATGGGTGACTTCCATGATGGTGAATATTGTAAAACCCATTACTTGTTTCAACGGAAGAATAGCCTACAACTTATTCTTTCAATGATGATGTGGAAATGA